The genomic window TAGAGATGTTTCCCCACACTAGCGATCAGACCAGAAATCGATATTACGATCATTTCCCAGTTTGTGATAGGTACTCCATATGAAGATATCCTTTAAACTTAGAATTTCCTTCGACCAAAAAGATGTAGGCTTAAAAGTTTTGCCCTCCTTCAATGGTCTTCTCTTTTGATAGAATAAGGTGTGAATTATCTTATTCCAATGCAGTTGGGTTAATGTGaagaatttccaccaccatttgactAGGAGATCTTGATTCATCATACTTATATCTAAGATACCGAATCCCCCCTCCTTCTTACTTCTGCGAACACTTTTCCAAAAAATTAGACAACCCTAATCAAATTATactttaagtaaattgattgCATATTTCTTACTATTCAAATTTTTGGGATCAAGTCAACAATCCGACAATAAATCGATTAACTCTTTATAGTATGCATTTATAAGTGCCTACAGCATTGCGCGGATTGACCACTACCAGTAGTAATATACAGTGAACAAAATTATTTAACAATGTTATAACCTAGTACTCATTGAAGCAGTTAACATTAGATGAAGTGAGCTACTACATTGGctggtcatatatatatatatatatatatatatatatggcgaGCAGTGGAGTGATGTGACTGATCCAAGATTGAGTCAGAAACCTTGAAGCAAGCAAAAGCCACAGGCAACTCTTGTCCACCCACCCAATGCATATTTCTCGAAGAAGCTTCTCTCAGTACATTTTTGTCGGAGAGGATTGTGTGATAAAATCAATTACCACTTNACAATTGTAGAGATGTTTCCCCGCACTAGCGATCAGACCAGAAATCAATATTACAATCATTTCCCAGTTTGTGATAGGTACCCCGTATGAAGATATcctttaaacttaaaatttcctTCGACCAAAAAGATGTAGGCTTAAAAGTTCTGCCCTCCTTCAATGGTCTTCTCTTTTGATAGAATAAGATGTGAATTATCTTATTCCAATGCAGTTGGGGTAATGTGAAGAATTCCCACCACCATTTGACTAGGAGAGCTTGATTCATCATACTTATATCTAGGATACCGAGTCCCCCCTCATTCTTACTTCAGCAAACGTTTTTTCAAGAAATTAGACAACCGTAATCAAATTATACTTTAAGTAAGTTGATTGCATATTTCTTACTATTCAAATTTTTGGGATCAAGTCAACAATCCGACAATAAATCGATTAACTCTTATAGTATGCATTTATAAGTGCCTACAGCATTGCGCGGATTGACCACTACCAGTAGTAATATACAGTGAACAAAATTATTTAACAATGTTATAACCTAGTACTCATTGAAGCAGTTAACATTAGATGAAGTGAGCTACTATACATTGGctggtcatatatatatatatatatatggcgaGCAGTGGAGTGATGTGACTGATCCAAGATTGAGTCAGAAACCTTGAAGCAAGCAAAAGCCACAGGCAACTCTTGTCCACCCACCCAATGCATATTTCTCGAAGAAGCTTCTCTCAGTACATTTTTGTCGGAGAGGATTGTGTGATAAAATCAATTAccacttgtttttttttttttttttttccttttttttgttccccTTTGTGTGTGTGAAGTGATATtactatatatgtacatgttaTCAGCATCGGATGAGATCGGTTGAATCTGATCAAACTTAATTTAGTCGCAAAAATTGATTAAATCTAATAAAGGCTTTGTTTAGaaacctttgttttttttttgtcttgtgATGTGTAACGCACTTTCGCATGAGtaaaaagtatatttatttagtaaaatATGATTACGCTGTCTGATtgtgtatatttagaaaagaaaatgcAGAAAGCACTCTCATGCATGCGTGATGCTTTTGCTGACCCTATTTTTTGTTTGTATATTGTGTCCTGCTGTGAGGTGCTGAAGCGTGCTTCCAAATAGAaccttataattattttatatatatatatatatatatatatatacgtacttTACAATAAGACTAAATGGTTATTACTGTTTAGAGCAACTAGTTAGCACCCCCAACTCGAAACCAAGTGACTCAAATCGAAATCCCACTTCATACGTAAATTGACACGTGTGTTGTGATTAcgatcatcaaaaaaaaaaaaaaaaaaaaagccggcTTCGGATGGGATTTGGGCTTGGGTTTTTAAGCAAAGTCAAAAGCTACTCCTAAATTGCCCCGGCCAATTAAAATGGGCCGGACCGGGACTTGGACTCGAGCTTGGCCCGCTCTACGCCCCGAACCGAACCAagtaagagaagagagagagagagagagagagagaggagccgCTTCTTCTACAcaaacactctctctcccttctctctctcacactccgTAGCGACGCACACGCACAGATTCGGTGAGCTCCTCGATCCTCTTCGCTCTCCGTTTCATTTTCGCTTTTTATTATGCTTCTAAGAATTGTTcctcgtttttcttttttttttttaatttaatcttcAGTCGCTTGCACCATTTTTAACTTGAGGATTGATTAGggattttactttattttttggaaTGAATGTTTGGTTAACAAAGGAGTTAACTTTGGGATCATACTGAGATtaatttcagaaaaataaaGTAGGAAGAGGATTGaagaaaccttttttttttttgtttttttgtttttttttgtgtggatttgaaattttgaagtgGTTCTAAGTGAGTAGAACCTTGATCAATGTTTCAGTCGAAATTGCGACATGTTAAATTAATTTGATGGCCTTTAGAAAGATTGAACCAAGTAATTATCTATAAAATTCTCCATGGTTATACTTTTGAGTTTATTGtatgttctttttcgaaaattttGGTTGCACATTGTAGGTCTCAACAAAATTTATAGTTAGGATTTGTAGAGTGGAAATAACTCTTGATTAATAAcatgtaaaaatattaattaatatcattATAAAAACCTTTATATAATTTCAGAGAATGTCTTCACTAGTGCAATGTATATTTCGTGAACATAACTCTTTCGCAGCGCTTCTTTTTGTGTTCCGATAAAATTGGCTATGTTTGTGTATGTCATCCTTTGATTTTTCGTTCTCTTGTATCAGAAGAATAAGATATTTGTTGACGAAGCAGTAAAACATGGCAGAATTTTAGGTTTTAGATCAGTAAAACGCATCTTTTGTCAGATAGAATAGCCTTTATTCGTTCTTCGGATGACTACACTTGAGATATTCAAGATATAGTAGCAGTAACTTTTCATGCATCATATACGAGTGTTGATGTTGTTTCTCGATGAACAGTACATGCCTTACTAATCTTTTTTACTGGCTTTAGTAATGTTTTGCTGCTAAAtgcttatttcttttcttttcgttttgagTTTGTTTGTCTCCATTTGACTGTAAAACCTTTGCTTTATATCTCTTTTTTCGGGTCGTTATATCTTTCAATGAGTTGGAGGGATGGGGTTAACTAGGAATTTTTTACGATCAGAGGTTTGCAATTTGTTACTGGTTGCCAGTTAAGGGTTATTCATGCTTTCCGCTATATATTGTTCAGCTCTGCGCAGAAGATACCAACCCATGTAGGAAATATTGCTCTGCATGCTTCATAATTGCCCTAAGCTTTGAGTTTGGTTCTACTTAGTTTTTGGAAGGGCGATAATTGAGGTTTGGATAGATAGATGGCTTATCAAGTGCTTTCACAAGGTAGTATTTAATTTAGGGATAAAATGATCGTGCCTTTCAAATGGAATTTCCGTAATTTGTTTGAATTTCTGCCCAgaatctctaattagattaaGAAATCTGAGATTTACTGAGCCTTAATAAAGCAACTATTGCTCATTTACATGTTGGAATAATTAACGACTCTCACAAATTCTGCTGTGGTCTTAGCGTCAATATGCCTGATAGATTTAGTTCTTAACCTTCTAAACATTGTGATGTTGAACTGTTGTGGCTGTGGCAAAGCAAGGACGTATTGTATCGATGAGTTACTTACATTTTCCTATATGTTGATTGTAGTGATTGGATTGGACAATTTTGTGCTGGTTACTTTCCATCTTTGGCTtgttgatgatagagctttgattacgtgtatatatatatatatattgattaaaatAGGAAAATGATATTCAATGTTGCATACTCCTTTGATGAACTATACTTTCAAAACTTTGTTCTTTCTCCCATATCTGTCATATTCTAAATATATTGCATTCCGTGCAGCTTAAACTGTGGCATTTTTCGGATAACATGAGCATGTAACTTCCTTTGCTAGTTTGGTTGTAATTATTATCCCAAGTATTTGGAGTAATGGGGACAATTAAAGAGAATGATGATTCGGCACCTGCAGATGTAATTAAGGTCATTGGCGAGCCTGCTATCGTAATTAATGGTGTGCCAGATGTGAATCCTAACTATGAGACAAGTGTTCGTGTGAATACAGAAAATAATAGGAAATCAGAATCTGATCCTTTTCTCGGTGAGTGGCTTGAAGGAAGGCAAGTTCGGAAGTTGTTCGGAGATCGGTATTACTCTGGCAAAGTGGTTGAGTATGACGATGAAATGAATTGGTATAGGATAGTGTACGAAGATGGGGATCTCGAAGATCTCGAGTGGCGTGAGCTTGAGGAAGTGCTTGTTCCACTAGACATTTCCATCCCACTCAAGACCCTAGCTTTGCAAAGGTGTAAGCATGAGAAATCTCCTCCTAGTACTTCAGGAGGTAATGTAAGGAAATGCCATAATAAAAGTAGAGAAAGCAAAGGAAAATCTCCAAAGTTGCTTCAACAAGCCGAAACAAATGACATCATGAGTAATCAGCTATTGATACTCAAAAAGGAACCAAACTCACAAGAAGCTCTAAAGGggaaaaatgaaaatacaaaAGGAAGTAAGGAAGCGTTTCATAATACGGACGATTCAAATTCTACAAAGAGGCAAAGAGAAATTCAGAGGCAAAGCTCAAGAACAGCTCATgcagaaaaacagaaaagaagagaaaggtcAAATATTCAAAACACTCTTCCTGGAACTGAATTATTGTAACAACAAATTCTCTTTGTTTCAAGatatattctctctctatatattttccCTTAAATCTATGTATCATGTAAATACTAACATACAATACAAATTCTGTACACGAAGCTTCTAGCAAAAACATGTAATACACTATTTTGTTTCTCCTCCTGTACAAAGTATATACTATCATTAGAAGTTCTCCTTGTGGAAATGGAATCGAGTGGAGGTGGTATGGCTGAACTCTTTCGCAAGATCTCTCAAGTGCTTTGTAAGTGTTGGAGATCCACAGTAGAAAACACCTGCAATTCTTTCTGTTTAGCTAGGCCACGAATTATGCACCATAATATACTGAAAAATCTTTGCAGTAAAATGTATGCATGGTCTTCTTACAATCCCAATATTGTGGCTTGGTCCTTGAACTGAACTGAAACATTAGTTTTGAAACTTGCTCATATATTGCAACTTGAGCTGAACTGAAACACTCTAAGTTCATGAACTTTGCTCATATATTGCAATTCCATCACTAACCCCCCGAAACATCAGACTTTTCATGTTAGTGACCATTTTAGCTGTTTCCGGTAAAATGGCTTTCTTGTTTCAATACTTGAAACAAGGTTGAATGGCCATTCTACAGGGGGAAAAGCATTTGTTGTTAGGTTTTTCAGCAGCTAGGGTAAACTATAATAAATGAGAAAGTTCAGGGACAAAGCCACAATATCAGGACATACGAGAGAGAATCTTACATTCTACCCTAATATTTGAGTATAGATTTTACCTATACGAGAGGACTTGTGTGCATTGGCCAAATCAGAAAACACCTTTCTCCAGTTTGGCCTTGCGAAATGTGTCCTTATCTGCAATAAAAAATAGccaaagttaataaaatttacatatGTTTTTGCCCTGGTGTTTTCTCAGATAATTTTGACGAGTACTTACCCGGCTTCCTGATACAATGTCAACACCATTTTTGGCGTGCTGAAGCTCCTGAACCATAGCGATCAAAGCAGACCTTGCATCGCCTTCTTCATACACACTAGTCAGGTAATTATGCATCTCTATAATGTGCTGCAAAACATTCAAATATATCGTTCATCAGTTGCCCTCGTAGGAGGAATGGCAAAGTTAGGCTAAACAAGACAACGATTTAAACTGAGGATTTACATTGTGGTCACTTTCTGCGACATCATTCATTACACCTTTAAACCATTCAAAGGAGCCCTGTTCCCTTGTCACCCAGTAGAAGTAAGCCCTCCCCGGAACATTACCCTTCACGTTGTTTATCTCAGGCTTGTGTATGCTTTGCATCTCCTGTTTCAACAAAGTCCTGTTAGAATTTTTCTATTGTCTTCTGTCATTGTACTATACTATGAGAAGGGAAATCTAACAATGACACTGGAATTTACTTCATCggattttatattgttcagcaAATCCTTCAATATGCTGATAAACGGAGTTGCACCAATGCCAAGTCCAATGAGCAAAAGAATGTCATATTTCTTGTAATTTTGCGCCGGTGCACCATAAGGACCATCAATTAGGAGCTTCGGGAATCTGCagcagaaaaaggaaaaatcatGTTCATCAGGGCAACTAAGTGCCTGTTTTGCCTAACTTTTGGATTAGCTTCTTTACTCTGCATAGCTGCAGCTGGGTGTATCGCAAACGAAAAGTTGGATGCTTTTGCTGTGGCAGTAAATCTTAGTCACAATACttcaatgaaaaatattcatattttgaatttctaaTCACCTTGTTTCTTCGAACTCAGCATGTGCTATAACTGTGGTTTCAAGTCTTACAAGACTAGCCTTCTTAGAAGTAACTTGAGCCTCACAAGCCTGCACCAAGATGAACCTTCATAAatctttttgctcttttatgTTCATTgtgctttaaaaataaaagtaattatcGGCAAATTCAATCAACCTTTCCAAACAAATTCCTAAGTTCTGTCGTCCAGTCGCCTAACGTACGGATATGAACACTCAAGTAGTCGTCTCCTGGTGCGGAAGTGATGGAGAAGGGATGCCTGTTAATATTAAAGTTAGATGCTGAGATAGGAAAAGAAATCACATCTTATACAAATATGTAAATATGGATTATAGTACTATATACCATTCAAATGGTGAAACATCTGGGCACTTCACAAACAGGTACATTCCACTCTTGTACTTGAAACCTGGAGGCTTTTTCATGTGTATGGAAAGGACATTCCCTGGATAAATTGCTGCCtgaaatttgcatttaaaatttgttgtttaattctgaagaaaaaaaagataagataatCTCATTGGAAACTAGTCTATATTCATGCAGAATAAGCTTACCTTAACAATGCTCACGCGATAGTTCTTCTCGCGGAATTTCCTAATTAATCTCTCACAGGCATAAAAGAGCACTGGAATTGCGAGGTACATCCATGTCTGAACAGAGAATAAAAGAAGTCCCCTAACTTAGTTATCGTCCACCGAGAAAAAAGGacatatcaaaattttctaaGCTGAAGAACATGATCGAAACTTACCGTCTTTTTGTACCACTTCCGGGTGAGGAAGATAAAGTAGGAATGCACAACTAGGAGGACATAAACAAGCGCGAGAAGGTGGTGGGCATACCAAAATGCATTGAATCCTGCTAAGTGGTGTAAGGGCGAAGGCAACTTCACAACACTTCTCCGAAAAGAATGAGTGGCGAGTGTGAAAGAAAAGGCCATTATGATGATCATGAGGATCCCAGTAACTCCAGGAGCACTAGCTAACAGAGATGGGTATGTGGGCTGGTGGTAATTAAAATTGGGTCCTAAGGTAATCATGAATTTGGATTGAGGACAGTTGATCAGCCGCGGGAAATCACATGTAACGTGAGAAAGTGTATGAACAAGAGTCCCGATTGCTATCGCCAGGGCAATGACCTGAGAAATTGTTGATGAACAGAAGAAGCATTAATGGTGTATTAAGATTCTTTCAGcagattttgaatcttttaatTGGTTTTCAACCTTTCAATTGGTCCTCAACCTTTCGCTAAATTCTCCATCAAATTCGACAGAAATATCATGCGACTGTCATGTAACAGCTGTATTAGCGAATTTTAGACAGCTCATATGGTGATTATATGGGCATTTCCGTCCATTTTAAACGACAAACTTAGTCGAAAGGTTGTAACAATTGAATCAGAGACTGTGCTAAAACCTACTACTAAAAAGATTAGGGACCATTTTAGCAATTAACCCAACTTATGTACCCCTCCATACCTTGTGAAAATTTATGTTGTCATCGAAGGGGATGACTTTGCTAAGACTTGTCGATCTGAGCCGTGTGAGTGTATTTCGACAAACAGGTAAGAGAATGATGGCCATGTTCAGCTTCAGTGTCTCTGCTGCACCCTTGGCTACGCACACACAGTAGCCCATCACCTCGAATGCCGCTCGCCTTTTATATTGTTCGAATTTCCATATGAATAGGCATATATTCAGTGTCAACCATAATGAAATAAGCCAAATCCTCTTCCAGTTCTCATGAATAAAATCTGCAGTTTTAGTAACAAATCTCTTTATAG from Ananas comosus cultivar F153 linkage group 23, ASM154086v1, whole genome shotgun sequence includes these protein-coding regions:
- the LOC109728025 gene encoding putative respiratory burst oxidase homolog protein H; the protein is MAAASSHGYADVPLDDILAHDLETAAGGAGAGAGAGDGVGRPPRPEQTTRAYATSIMKQHSNFVAEVRHLASRVSFKVGEERKEGGAGAARPRMSRAQSSAQVGLKGLRFLDKASGGKDGWRAVEKRFQQFAVDGRLPKENFGKCIGMADSKEFAGELFVALARRRNLEPSDGITLDELKEFWEEMTDQNFDSRLRIFFDMCDKNGDGKLTEDEVKEVIILSASANRLAKLKSHAATYAALIMEELDPDDLGYIEIWQLETLLRGMVSMQGNDKALKRSSSLARTMIPRRYRNPIKRFVTKTADFIHENWKRIWLISLWLTLNICLFIWKFEQYKRRAAFEVMGYCVCVAKGAAETLKLNMAIILLPVCRNTLTRLRSTSLSKVIPFDDNINFHKVIALAIAIGTLVHTLSHVTCDFPRLINCPQSKFMITLGPNFNYHQPTYPSLLASAPGVTGILMIIIMAFSFTLATHSFRRSVVKLPSPLHHLAGFNAFWYAHHLLALVYVLLVVHSYFIFLTRKWYKKTTWMYLAIPVLFYACERLIRKFREKNYRVSIVKAAIYPGNVLSIHMKKPPGFKYKSGMYLFVKCPDVSPFEWHPFSITSAPGDDYLSVHIRTLGDWTTELRNLFGKACEAQVTSKKASLVRLETTVIAHAEFEETRFPKLLIDGPYGAPAQNYKKYDILLLIGLGIGATPFISILKDLLNNIKSDEEMQSIHKPEINNVKGNVPGRAYFYWVTREQGSFEWFKGVMNDVAESDHNHIIEMHNYLTSVYEEGDARSALIAMVQELQHAKNGVDIVSGSRIRTHFARPNWRKVFSDLANAHKSSRIGVFYCGSPTLTKHLRDLAKEFSHTTSTRFHFHKENF
- the LOC109728026 gene encoding uncharacterized protein LOC109728026 isoform X2; this encodes MGTIKENDDSAPADVIKVIGEPAIVINGVPDVNPNYETSVRVNTENNRKSESDPFLGEWLEGRQVRKLFGDRYYSGKVVEYDDEMNWYRIVYEDGDLEDLEWRELEEVLVPLDISIPLKTLALQRCKHEKSPPSTSGGNVRKCHNKSRESKGKSPKLLQQAETNDIMSNQLLILKKEPNSQEALKGKNENTKGSKEAFHNTDDSNSTKRQREIQRQSSRTAHAEKQKRRER
- the LOC109728026 gene encoding uncharacterized protein LOC109728026 isoform X1; this translates as MGTIKENDDSAPADVIKVIGEPAIVINGVPDVNPNYETSVRVNTENNRKSESDPFLGEWLEGRQVRKLFGDRYYSGKVVEYDDEMNWYRIVYEDGDLEDLEWRELEEVLVPLDISIPLKTLALQRCKHEKSPPSTSGGNVRKCHNKSRESKGKSPKLLQQAETNDIMSNQLLILKKEPNSQEALKGKNENTKGSKEAFHNTDDSNSTKRQREIQRQSSRTAHAEKQKRRERSNIQNTLPGTELL